The Urbifossiella limnaea genome has a window encoding:
- a CDS encoding VanZ family protein has product MAGGAGYVAAVKLTREGEVVLSTAWLAGVLPNLVCAAVVPLAPLLSRRLLSGRDFLWMTLFTAIGLCLYEFTQVWMPRRTFDWDDVVATAVGAMVALVLGAGFFLLTGRKSAEPTAAPDPAGR; this is encoded by the coding sequence ATGGCCGGAGGCGCGGGGTACGTCGCTGCTGTCAAACTGACTCGCGAGGGGGAGGTCGTCCTCTCCACCGCCTGGCTCGCGGGTGTGCTGCCGAACTTGGTCTGCGCGGCTGTTGTCCCGCTCGCCCCGCTCCTCTCCCGCCGATTGCTTAGTGGCCGAGACTTCCTCTGGATGACGTTGTTCACTGCGATCGGGCTGTGCTTGTACGAGTTCACGCAGGTGTGGATGCCGCGCAGAACGTTCGATTGGGACGATGTGGTGGCGACGGCCGTCGGTGCGATGGTGGCCTTGGTGCTCGGCGCGGGATTCTTCCTCCTCACGGGCAGAAAGAGCGCCGAACCAACTGCTGCACCTGACCCGGCGGGCAGATAG
- the wrbA gene encoding NAD(P)H:quinone oxidoreductase has translation MAAKVHVIFYSTYGHVWKLAEAVAEGARAAGADVQLLRVAETLPDDVLAKMGAADAQKAFAHVPLADPRKLQEADAIVLGAPTRFGSVPAQMRGFLDNTGGQWVSGALIGKVGSAFTSTASQHGGQETTLLTLSTYFYHMGMVIVGVPYSVPELTNLDAVGGGTPYGASTISGPKGERQPTANDLAVARAQGKHVAGIAAKLAAG, from the coding sequence ATGGCCGCGAAAGTTCACGTGATCTTCTACAGCACCTACGGCCACGTCTGGAAGCTGGCCGAGGCGGTGGCCGAGGGCGCCCGCGCCGCCGGGGCCGACGTGCAACTCCTTCGCGTCGCCGAGACGCTCCCCGACGACGTGCTGGCGAAGATGGGCGCGGCCGACGCGCAGAAGGCGTTCGCCCACGTTCCCCTGGCCGACCCGCGGAAGCTGCAGGAGGCGGACGCGATCGTGCTCGGCGCCCCGACGCGGTTCGGGTCGGTGCCGGCGCAGATGCGGGGGTTCCTGGACAACACCGGCGGCCAGTGGGTGAGCGGGGCGCTCATCGGCAAGGTCGGCAGCGCGTTCACCTCGACGGCGAGCCAGCACGGCGGCCAGGAGACGACGCTGCTGACGCTCTCGACGTACTTCTACCACATGGGGATGGTGATCGTCGGCGTGCCGTACAGCGTGCCGGAGCTGACGAACCTCGACGCCGTGGGCGGCGGCACGCCGTACGGCGCGAGCACCATCTCCGGCCCGAAGGGCGAGCGCCAGCCGACGGCGAACGACCTCGCCGTCGCACGGGCACAGGGCAAGCACGTCGCCGGCATCGCCGCGAAGTTGGCCGCGGGGTGA
- a CDS encoding C25 family cysteine peptidase, with protein MRCRVRRPWVALFAGALLLGPAPRASAQPEADDRPRAGSVILAGEMPNPDLMTLSVAAAAFKPDTTFLMDTPKARTSVKLFFDATRPATVQMVGRFPPTVDPIRRWGVGAPVLDPAKASRDPVAFAWSLAPAGVGRCVVVSADSGEELFRAAALAGAMRVPLFVMRDGDEPMRGFKELAEAKGVRQAYAVGAAAAAVTKVGGIEVVRLADASAVDAAHRRELAKSGPPRLWVLASPGDVDGCGVFAPWVSTLRKAPLILTDEEGMNSEKVFNAALESPDARTVDQMLVVADPDAIPQAKRRNPTAGKDGDSVDVEPWIPTKKHTLITVPSGRIFNPDRAGVPLMLARSKMLNETKSQPRVFISSNPGDGLRLLETFSRNTGREMENAGCKVTSMFGRFTLTETQARQAMTENDYFIWEGHNGTVRGRFGVGRFQDPMRPSIAFIQSCAELNAQVAGPLLDRGAVAVIGTPNRMFSGSGGAYVLAFSDALAYDGMSVGQAMRHAMNYMLMYAELKEVRLGGDARLGGANRRAAWTFALWGDPLAKLPTPTPAKDAMPRLQTTATKSSITMKLPESKYPPTEVMPYRAEMYPGGRLAGLYSFEGEDEGRTLVPLAFAEVAIPDAPNGKTPHLSSRVPARNYVSRWDARRKVMYVLLLPRDKDVDAVEFRVHWDAPAVTE; from the coding sequence ATGCGTTGCCGAGTCCGCCGCCCGTGGGTGGCGCTGTTCGCCGGGGCTCTGCTCCTCGGCCCCGCGCCGCGGGCGTCCGCCCAGCCGGAGGCCGACGACCGGCCCCGCGCCGGCTCCGTCATCCTCGCCGGCGAGATGCCGAACCCCGACCTGATGACCCTGAGCGTGGCCGCCGCCGCGTTCAAGCCCGACACCACGTTCCTGATGGACACGCCGAAGGCGCGCACGTCCGTCAAGCTGTTCTTCGACGCCACCCGCCCCGCGACCGTGCAGATGGTCGGCCGCTTCCCGCCGACCGTGGACCCGATCCGCCGCTGGGGCGTCGGCGCCCCCGTGCTCGACCCCGCGAAGGCGTCGCGCGACCCCGTGGCGTTCGCCTGGTCGCTGGCCCCCGCCGGGGTCGGCCGCTGCGTCGTCGTGTCCGCGGACTCGGGTGAGGAACTGTTCCGCGCCGCCGCGCTGGCCGGGGCGATGCGGGTGCCGCTGTTCGTGATGCGCGACGGCGACGAGCCGATGCGCGGGTTCAAGGAACTGGCCGAGGCGAAGGGCGTTCGCCAGGCCTACGCCGTCGGCGCGGCGGCTGCCGCGGTGACGAAGGTGGGTGGCATCGAAGTCGTGCGACTGGCCGACGCCTCGGCCGTGGACGCGGCGCACCGGCGCGAGCTGGCGAAGTCCGGCCCGCCGCGGCTGTGGGTGCTCGCCTCGCCCGGCGACGTGGACGGCTGCGGCGTGTTCGCCCCGTGGGTGTCCACCCTCCGCAAGGCGCCGCTGATCCTGACCGACGAGGAAGGCATGAACTCCGAGAAGGTGTTCAACGCCGCCCTCGAGAGCCCGGACGCCCGGACCGTCGACCAGATGCTCGTCGTCGCCGACCCGGACGCCATCCCGCAGGCCAAGCGCCGCAACCCGACCGCCGGCAAGGACGGCGACTCGGTGGACGTGGAGCCGTGGATCCCGACGAAGAAGCACACCCTCATCACCGTGCCGTCGGGCCGCATCTTCAACCCCGACCGCGCCGGCGTGCCGCTCATGCTCGCGCGGTCGAAGATGCTGAACGAGACGAAGTCGCAGCCCAGGGTGTTCATCAGCAGCAACCCCGGCGACGGGCTGCGGCTGCTCGAAACCTTCTCCCGCAACACCGGCCGCGAGATGGAGAACGCCGGGTGCAAGGTGACGAGCATGTTCGGCCGGTTCACCCTGACCGAGACGCAGGCCCGGCAGGCGATGACGGAGAACGACTACTTCATCTGGGAGGGGCACAACGGCACCGTCCGCGGGCGGTTCGGCGTGGGCCGGTTCCAGGACCCGATGCGGCCGTCGATCGCCTTCATCCAGAGCTGCGCCGAGCTGAACGCCCAGGTGGCCGGGCCGCTGCTGGACCGCGGCGCCGTGGCCGTGATCGGCACCCCGAACCGCATGTTCAGCGGCTCCGGCGGTGCGTACGTGCTGGCGTTCTCCGACGCCCTCGCCTACGACGGCATGTCCGTCGGCCAGGCCATGCGGCACGCCATGAACTACATGCTGATGTACGCCGAGCTGAAGGAAGTCCGGCTCGGCGGCGACGCCCGGCTGGGCGGGGCGAACCGCCGCGCCGCGTGGACGTTCGCGCTGTGGGGCGACCCCCTCGCCAAGCTGCCGACGCCGACGCCGGCCAAGGACGCCATGCCGCGGCTGCAGACGACGGCGACGAAGTCGAGCATCACCATGAAGCTGCCGGAGTCGAAGTACCCGCCGACGGAGGTGATGCCGTACCGGGCCGAGATGTACCCCGGCGGTCGGCTCGCGGGCCTGTACTCGTTCGAGGGCGAGGACGAGGGCCGCACGCTGGTGCCGCTGGCGTTCGCCGAGGTGGCCATCCCCGACGCCCCGAACGGCAAGACGCCGCACCTGTCGAGCCGCGTCCCGGCCCGCAACTACGTGTCCCGGTGGGACGCCCGCCGCAAGGTGATGTACGTGCTGCTGCTGCCGCGGGACAAGGACGTGGACGCCGTCGAGTTCCGCGTCCACTGGGACGCCCCGGCCGTCACCGAGTAA
- a CDS encoding alpha-L-glutamate ligase-like protein, which yields MISWWRRWKGLRRAGVLGMNARNTERILDWNPRRCFPLVDGKRAMHELCQKIGVPTPDLFAALLSHGSLHHLPRLLGGHNDFVIKPCRGAAGRGVLVVTGRKNDGFVRHNGQVMTLEEIEQHISGIISGLFSLGGSEDEALIQQRVVPHPVLGKISFQGTADIRVIVYREHPVMAMLRLPTRASGGRANLHQGAIGAGVDLATGVTHHAVLKNRKAEKHPDTGESVIGFEVPYWPQILDMSRKVSRAVGMGYIGVDIVLDSTRGPLLLEANARPGLAIQISNAQGLLPPLERIDRERGRR from the coding sequence ATGATTTCGTGGTGGCGGCGGTGGAAGGGGCTGCGCCGGGCCGGCGTGCTGGGCATGAACGCCCGCAACACCGAGCGAATCCTCGACTGGAATCCGCGGCGCTGCTTTCCGCTCGTGGACGGCAAGCGGGCCATGCACGAACTCTGTCAGAAGATCGGCGTGCCGACGCCGGACCTGTTCGCGGCGCTGCTGTCGCACGGGTCGCTGCACCACCTGCCGCGGCTCCTCGGCGGGCACAACGACTTCGTCATCAAGCCGTGCCGCGGGGCCGCCGGCCGGGGGGTTCTGGTCGTCACCGGCCGCAAGAACGACGGCTTCGTCCGGCACAACGGCCAGGTGATGACGCTGGAGGAGATCGAGCAGCACATCTCCGGAATCATCTCGGGGCTGTTCTCGCTCGGCGGCTCCGAGGACGAGGCTCTTATTCAACAGCGAGTTGTGCCGCACCCGGTTCTGGGTAAAATCAGCTTCCAGGGCACGGCCGACATCCGCGTCATCGTCTACCGCGAGCACCCCGTCATGGCGATGCTGCGGCTGCCGACCCGGGCGAGCGGCGGGCGCGCGAACCTGCACCAGGGGGCGATCGGCGCCGGCGTGGACCTGGCGACCGGCGTCACGCACCACGCCGTGCTGAAGAACCGGAAGGCCGAGAAGCACCCGGACACGGGCGAGAGCGTGATCGGGTTCGAGGTGCCGTACTGGCCGCAGATTCTCGACATGAGCCGGAAGGTGAGCCGGGCCGTCGGCATGGGGTACATCGGCGTCGACATCGTGCTCGACAGCACGCGCGGGCCGCTGCTCCTGGAGGCGAACGCACGCCCGGGGCTGGCCATCCAAATCTCCAACGCCCAGGGGCTGCTCCCGCCCCTGGAGCGGATCGACCGGGAGCGGGGCCGTCGCTAG
- a CDS encoding 7TM domain-containing protein, producing the protein MSRTRLTAVTALVIVGLAACVTISRYATGGVDVGGSPGTSRWEVTLTARGESMPGKPFRVELSNPPSFRRQHVYDESYESEELSAHEGRAAAAKDRPDRKTTLKPTANPMAGAGAQPFVVTQRFRCTLGAFHPNDAMKSGDRLDNKLNPEKDHTLAATARIECNHPDILDLARELASGQATKQDQLRAFLEHVRGLRFRDTDGSGSALDCYMKGGDASGRARLLVALCRAREIPARVVTAINLHDDAPPAIHRWAEAWIQDSDAGRWLPADPTFGHYGHRNWPQTYLVVRLDDEPLVRGPGADPKVTVLAEPLVDRAAADDPPMRAFWRAISFASLPPAEQHLVRFVLVMPLAALVVGFFRVVVGTKTFGVFTPALLGLIFRDTRALPWGLGIFAGTVVVGWVFRKVLDRYSLLMIPRTAILLTMVCVFLLTVVILTARAGVHITGYVALFPLVILTHMVERFWTVEVEDGTWSAFKTLMGTVFVAVAVALAVGPEAVSRWFFRFPETLMVVVAVTLLLGRYTGYRLTELYRFQDVIELQAAKAPHVGNGTAEAAPAKTAEVPALPAAAPVGGKT; encoded by the coding sequence ATGTCCCGGACCCGGCTGACGGCCGTAACCGCGCTGGTGATCGTCGGCCTGGCGGCCTGCGTAACCATCTCGCGCTACGCGACCGGCGGCGTCGACGTGGGAGGCTCACCCGGCACGTCCCGCTGGGAGGTGACGCTCACTGCCCGCGGCGAGTCGATGCCCGGGAAGCCGTTCCGCGTCGAGCTTTCCAACCCGCCCTCGTTCCGCCGCCAGCACGTCTACGACGAGAGTTACGAGAGCGAGGAACTGTCCGCCCACGAGGGCCGTGCCGCCGCCGCCAAGGACCGACCCGACCGCAAGACGACGCTCAAGCCGACCGCGAACCCGATGGCCGGGGCGGGGGCTCAGCCGTTCGTGGTGACGCAGCGGTTCCGCTGCACGCTCGGGGCGTTCCACCCGAACGACGCCATGAAGTCCGGCGACCGGCTGGACAACAAGCTGAACCCGGAGAAGGATCACACCCTCGCGGCGACAGCCCGAATCGAGTGCAACCACCCGGACATCCTCGACCTGGCCCGGGAGCTGGCGAGCGGGCAGGCCACCAAGCAGGACCAGCTCCGCGCGTTCCTCGAGCACGTCCGCGGGTTGCGCTTCCGCGACACCGACGGCTCCGGCTCGGCGCTCGACTGCTACATGAAAGGTGGCGACGCCTCCGGCCGCGCCCGGCTGCTGGTGGCGCTGTGCCGCGCCCGCGAGATTCCGGCCCGCGTCGTGACCGCGATCAACCTCCACGACGACGCCCCGCCGGCGATCCACCGCTGGGCCGAGGCCTGGATCCAGGACTCGGACGCCGGGCGGTGGCTGCCTGCCGACCCGACGTTCGGCCACTACGGCCACCGCAACTGGCCGCAGACATACCTCGTGGTCCGCCTCGACGACGAGCCGCTGGTCCGCGGCCCGGGTGCCGACCCGAAGGTGACGGTGCTGGCCGAGCCGCTGGTGGACCGGGCCGCTGCCGACGACCCGCCGATGCGGGCGTTCTGGCGGGCGATCTCGTTCGCGTCGCTGCCGCCGGCCGAGCAGCACCTCGTGCGGTTCGTGCTCGTGATGCCGCTGGCGGCGCTGGTCGTCGGCTTCTTCCGCGTCGTGGTCGGCACCAAGACGTTCGGCGTGTTCACCCCGGCGCTGCTGGGGCTGATCTTCCGCGACACGCGCGCCCTGCCGTGGGGGCTCGGCATCTTCGCCGGCACGGTCGTCGTCGGCTGGGTGTTCCGCAAGGTACTCGACCGCTACAGCCTGCTGATGATCCCGCGCACCGCCATCCTGCTGACGATGGTCTGCGTCTTTCTCCTGACCGTGGTGATCCTCACGGCCCGCGCCGGGGTTCACATCACCGGGTACGTCGCGCTGTTCCCGCTGGTCATCCTCACGCACATGGTCGAGCGGTTCTGGACGGTCGAGGTGGAGGACGGCACCTGGTCGGCGTTCAAAACATTGATGGGAACCGTGTTCGTCGCCGTGGCCGTGGCGCTCGCCGTGGGGCCGGAAGCCGTGAGCCGCTGGTTCTTCCGCTTCCCCGAAACGTTGATGGTGGTGGTCGCGGTCACACTGCTGCTCGGCCGGTACACCGGCTACCGCCTCACCGAGTTGTACCGCTTCCAGGACGTGATCGAGCTCCAGGCGGCGAAGGCGCCGCACGTCGGCAACGGCACCGCCGAGGCGGCCCCCGCCAAGACGGCCGAAGTGCCGGCGCTCCCCGCCGCCGCCCCCGTCGGGGGGAAGACATGA
- a CDS encoding S8 family serine peptidase, producing MRTPTVAAGVVLIVALAAAPAPATDEIPAWASNRDDRMPQDRADHLSKLGVLGWHRSGVRGEGVTIAVLDSGWRGYRDQIGKSLPTGLLARSARLDANMEYKDSQHGILCGEVAHAIAPGARMLIANWDADRPESFLDAVRWAKAQGATIVTCSVVKPSWSDGEGNGPVHRKLTEILGDGTKPGDVLFFSCAGNTAQRHWAGQFEPGPDGYHRWSDKGPVNGVSPWGTERVYLEMCWSDPDAKYVLEVIDPTTGLPAPDVTYKERTEPKSVSARFTPAGYPQQYALRVKQTAGKAGRFHMNSLYAYLDECRLAGSIPFPGDGPEVITVGAVNHEWTRTSYSACGPNSKQPKPDVVAPVPFGTYIRWSPFSGTSCATPQAAAVAALCWARHPHWTAAQVRQYVTTRALDLGSPGHDCETGYGAVCLPPLAPAPRLLMR from the coding sequence ATGCGAACCCCGACCGTTGCCGCCGGAGTCGTGCTGATCGTTGCGCTCGCCGCCGCGCCGGCACCGGCCACGGACGAAATCCCGGCGTGGGCCAGCAACCGCGACGACCGGATGCCGCAGGACCGGGCCGACCACCTCTCGAAGCTCGGTGTCCTCGGCTGGCACCGATCAGGGGTTCGCGGCGAGGGCGTGACCATTGCGGTCCTCGACAGCGGATGGCGTGGGTACCGGGACCAGATCGGCAAATCGTTGCCCACCGGCCTGCTCGCCCGCTCGGCCCGGCTCGACGCCAACATGGAGTACAAGGACAGCCAGCACGGCATCCTGTGCGGCGAGGTCGCGCACGCCATCGCCCCGGGCGCCCGCATGCTTATTGCCAATTGGGACGCCGACCGACCGGAATCATTTCTCGACGCCGTGCGCTGGGCGAAGGCCCAGGGGGCGACGATCGTCACCTGCTCGGTGGTGAAGCCGAGCTGGAGCGACGGGGAGGGTAACGGGCCGGTCCACCGGAAACTAACAGAAATTCTCGGCGACGGCACGAAGCCGGGCGACGTGCTGTTTTTCTCGTGCGCCGGCAACACGGCCCAGCGACACTGGGCCGGCCAGTTCGAGCCCGGCCCCGACGGCTACCACCGCTGGTCCGACAAGGGGCCGGTCAACGGCGTGTCCCCCTGGGGGACGGAACGGGTGTACCTGGAGATGTGTTGGTCCGACCCGGACGCGAAGTACGTCCTCGAAGTCATCGACCCGACCACCGGGCTACCCGCACCGGACGTGACCTACAAGGAGCGGACGGAGCCGAAGAGTGTGTCGGCCCGGTTCACGCCGGCCGGTTACCCGCAACAGTACGCCCTGCGGGTGAAGCAGACAGCCGGCAAGGCCGGCCGGTTCCACATGAATTCGCTGTACGCCTACCTCGACGAGTGCCGCCTGGCCGGCAGCATCCCCTTCCCCGGCGACGGGCCGGAGGTGATTACGGTCGGGGCCGTGAATCACGAGTGGACACGCACCTCTTACTCGGCGTGCGGCCCGAACTCGAAGCAGCCGAAGCCGGACGTGGTGGCGCCGGTGCCGTTCGGAACGTACATCCGGTGGTCGCCCTTTAGCGGCACGTCCTGTGCCACGCCGCAGGCGGCGGCCGTGGCGGCCCTGTGCTGGGCGCGGCACCCGCACTGGACGGCGGCGCAGGTGCGGCAGTACGTCACGACACGCGCCCTCGACCTGGGCAGTCCCGGCCACGACTGTGAGACCGGGTACGGGGCGGTCTGCCTGCCGCCGCTGGCTCCGGCGCCGCGGCTGCTGATGCGCTAA
- a CDS encoding FAD-dependent oxidoreductase — protein sequence MPSTSCVWQEVRDDSAYHAPVPAAADVCVIGAGIAGLSVAYSLARLGQRVVVLEARGIGSGMTSVTTAHLASVLDDRYHQLIRVRGEDAARLGVQAHAAAIDFIQETASREGIDCGFKRLDGYLVAASEKDHDLLDREADAARKLGVEFEARQVAPAFGGGHCLRFPRQARFEPMAYLGGLARAVVRLGGTIVTNARAESVEDGTPCRVKVRGGELRANAVVVATNSPFNDRFALHTKQFPYMTYVVGLRAKLSDVPDALVWDTIDPYHYVRQAGKPDAAGFDTLVVGGEDHKTGHANDGDERFARLESWARQHFPQAGEVTHRWAGQVLETLDGLGHIGRNPGDTNVHVVTGDSGMGMTHGTIAGILLPALIAAGSHPWQEVFDPGRTPLKAAGEFVQENADVALQYAAWLSGGDVSSADEVKRGCGAVVRSGLKKLAVYRSDDGKLHACSATCPHLGAVVQWNDAEKTWDCPAHGSRFDPRGKVIQGPANTPLERAELK from the coding sequence ATGCCTTCCACCTCTTGCGTCTGGCAAGAAGTCCGTGACGACTCCGCGTACCACGCCCCCGTCCCCGCCGCCGCCGACGTGTGCGTGATCGGAGCCGGGATCGCAGGTCTGTCCGTCGCTTACTCGCTGGCCCGCCTCGGCCAGCGCGTTGTGGTGCTCGAAGCGCGTGGCATCGGCAGCGGCATGACCTCCGTCACCACCGCGCACCTCGCCTCCGTGCTCGACGACCGCTACCACCAGCTGATTCGTGTCCGCGGCGAAGACGCCGCGCGGCTCGGCGTCCAGGCCCACGCCGCGGCGATCGACTTCATCCAGGAGACCGCCAGCCGCGAGGGGATCGACTGCGGCTTCAAGCGGCTCGACGGCTACCTCGTCGCCGCGTCCGAGAAGGATCACGACCTGCTGGACCGCGAGGCCGATGCGGCCCGGAAGCTCGGCGTCGAGTTCGAGGCGCGGCAGGTCGCCCCGGCGTTCGGTGGCGGGCACTGCCTGCGCTTCCCCCGGCAGGCCCGGTTCGAGCCGATGGCCTACCTCGGCGGGCTGGCGCGGGCGGTGGTGAGGCTGGGCGGCACCATCGTCACGAACGCCCGCGCGGAGTCGGTCGAGGACGGCACGCCGTGCAGGGTGAAGGTCCGCGGCGGCGAGTTGCGGGCGAACGCCGTGGTGGTGGCGACCAACTCGCCGTTCAACGACCGCTTCGCGCTCCACACCAAGCAGTTCCCGTACATGACGTACGTCGTCGGGCTGCGGGCGAAGCTGTCGGACGTGCCCGACGCGCTGGTGTGGGACACGATCGACCCGTACCACTACGTCCGCCAGGCGGGGAAACCGGACGCGGCCGGGTTCGACACGCTGGTCGTCGGCGGCGAGGACCACAAGACCGGCCACGCGAACGACGGCGACGAGCGGTTCGCCAGGCTCGAATCGTGGGCGCGGCAGCACTTCCCGCAGGCCGGTGAGGTGACGCACCGCTGGGCCGGGCAGGTGCTCGAAACGCTGGACGGCCTCGGGCACATCGGCCGCAACCCGGGCGACACGAACGTCCACGTCGTGACCGGCGACTCGGGCATGGGGATGACGCACGGCACCATCGCGGGCATCCTACTGCCGGCGCTCATCGCCGCGGGTTCGCACCCGTGGCAGGAAGTGTTCGACCCTGGTCGCACGCCGCTGAAGGCCGCCGGCGAGTTTGTGCAGGAGAACGCCGACGTGGCCCTCCAGTACGCCGCGTGGCTCAGCGGCGGCGACGTGAGTTCGGCCGACGAGGTGAAGCGCGGCTGCGGGGCGGTCGTGCGGTCGGGGCTGAAGAAGCTGGCGGTGTACCGGTCGGACGACGGGAAGCTGCACGCCTGCTCGGCAACGTGCCCGCACCTCGGGGCCGTCGTGCAGTGGAACGACGCCGAGAAGACCTGGGACTGCCCGGCACACGGCTCGCGGTTCGACCCGCGCGGCAAGGTGATCCAGGGGCCGGCGAACACGCCGCTGGAGCGGGCGGAGTTGAAGTGA
- a CDS encoding response regulator, with the protein MTAAPLRVLCVDDHPDTAESLGTLLTLNGYDVQTATDGEKALARAPGFRPQACVLDITMPGIDGNELARRFRTEPGGGDMLLVALTALGDYPSLERMADSGFDLHFTKPVALAELFEALRDFTRSGRPGAAVPSGSAS; encoded by the coding sequence ATGACCGCCGCTCCGCTCCGCGTGCTGTGCGTGGACGACCACCCCGACACGGCCGAATCCCTCGGCACGCTCCTGACGCTCAACGGCTACGACGTTCAGACCGCCACCGACGGCGAGAAGGCACTCGCGCGGGCGCCGGGCTTTCGCCCGCAGGCGTGCGTCCTCGACATCACCATGCCGGGGATCGACGGCAACGAACTGGCCCGCCGCTTCCGCACCGAGCCCGGCGGCGGCGACATGCTGCTCGTGGCGCTGACGGCCCTCGGCGACTACCCCTCACTGGAGCGGATGGCCGACAGCGGGTTCGACCTTCACTTCACGAAGCCGGTCGCACTCGCCGAGCTGTTCGAGGCGCTGCGCGACTTCACCCGCAGCGGGCGGCCCGGTGCCGCGGTCCCGAGCGGGAGCGCCTCGTGA
- a CDS encoding c-type cytochrome domain-containing protein has product MSRPGPDDILDQTEPFPSGARLGWWGGYGAMVLLAFCFGVWTGNQRPRPVEQAAATAPTIPEKVTLPPPEANPEPKKELTPEPKKAPEAKPPEPKKAPEVVPMPEPKKTPEVVVKTPEPKKTPEPPPTPMAKEVLFVKEVLPIFKSKCNICHGDSKGVKGDLDLRSLKTILKGGDNGPGVKPGDLKTGTVWQSIEDGTMPPAGKEALSDAEKAVIRNWILSGAK; this is encoded by the coding sequence ATGTCCCGCCCCGGCCCCGACGACATCCTCGACCAGACGGAGCCGTTCCCGTCCGGCGCCCGCCTCGGCTGGTGGGGCGGCTACGGCGCCATGGTTTTACTCGCGTTCTGCTTCGGCGTGTGGACTGGTAACCAGCGGCCGCGGCCCGTCGAGCAGGCCGCCGCGACGGCGCCGACAATCCCCGAGAAGGTCACGCTGCCGCCGCCGGAAGCGAACCCGGAACCGAAGAAGGAGCTGACGCCGGAGCCGAAGAAGGCGCCCGAGGCGAAGCCGCCGGAGCCGAAGAAGGCCCCCGAAGTGGTGCCGATGCCGGAGCCGAAGAAGACCCCGGAAGTGGTGGTCAAGACGCCGGAGCCGAAGAAGACTCCGGAACCGCCCCCGACGCCGATGGCGAAAGAGGTACTGTTCGTGAAGGAGGTGCTGCCGATCTTCAAGTCGAAGTGCAACATCTGCCACGGCGACAGCAAGGGGGTCAAGGGCGACCTCGACCTGCGCTCGCTAAAGACGATCCTGAAGGGGGGCGACAACGGCCCCGGCGTGAAGCCCGGCGACCTGAAGACCGGGACCGTGTGGCAGAGCATCGAGGACGGAACGATGCCGCCGGCCGGCAAGGAGGCACTCAGCGACGCCGAGAAGGCTGTCATCCGCAACTGGATTCTGTCCGGGGCAAAATAG